Proteins found in one Synergistaceae bacterium genomic segment:
- the leuD gene encoding 3-isopropylmalate dehydratase small subunit (catalyzes the isomerization between 2-isopropylmalate and 3-isopropylmalate in leucine biosynthesis) yields the protein MNHCWKLGDNVPTDEILPFQYMVLTDPSELGLHILENVKPGFARRLARGDILAAGSNFGCGSSREQAPLALKGAETGAIVAKSYARIFFRNCINIGLPAVVCPAAVDAIVEGDRAEVNLTSGEIVVMKENDNRAFYKFEPFPPFLLEYLLNGGLINTLNQRRIGN from the coding sequence ATGAATCACTGCTGGAAGCTGGGTGACAACGTCCCCACCGACGAAATCCTGCCGTTTCAATATATGGTGTTGACGGATCCGTCCGAACTGGGGCTTCACATTCTGGAGAACGTCAAACCCGGATTTGCCCGGCGACTGGCGCGAGGGGACATTTTGGCAGCCGGATCCAATTTCGGGTGCGGCTCCAGTCGGGAACAGGCGCCCCTGGCTCTGAAAGGAGCCGAAACAGGCGCCATCGTCGCCAAATCTTATGCCCGGATTTTTTTTAGAAACTGCATCAACATCGGGCTGCCCGCCGTTGTTTGCCCCGCCGCGGTTGACGCCATCGTTGAAGGCGACCGCGCCGAAGTGAATTTAACGTCAGGGGAAATCGTTGTAATGAAAGAAAACGACAACCGCGCATTTTATAAGTTTGAACCCTTCCCGCCGTTCCTTTTGGAATATCTTCTGAACGGAGGACTCATCAACACGCTGAACCAACGACGAATTGGAAATTAA
- a CDS encoding 3-isopropylmalate dehydratase large subunit — MAMTVSEKILARGCGREKVHPGEIVEAEVDRMMIHDNNAALVIGHFNKIRDAVVQRPERVVFFIDHHSPSTSIKATKHHSLMRRFAKEHGINRFYDCGQGISHVVMLEEELARPGQIVVGTDSHTTGEGAEGAFAAGIGATEMAAVLVTGKLWFRVPETVAVILDGKLPPHVEVRDLMMQVLGRLGPDGANYCAVEFQGQGAEAMSREERLMCCVLSMEMGAKNALFVRRDQIDEGAAYIRTERFDLSAVTPVVSVPDLPTNVRPLSETAPQKIRIDQAFIGSCAGGLLRDLEMASEVLKNKKIAPGVRLLVIPASRKIYGMALSLGYLETLHEAGAIIGSPACGACGGHDAGILAEGEVCIANSPRNMAGRMGAGGSVYLAGTAVVAASAAAGYITNAERGEIK, encoded by the coding sequence ATGGCGATGACGGTTTCCGAAAAAATTCTGGCTCGAGGATGCGGCAGAGAGAAAGTACACCCGGGAGAGATCGTCGAAGCGGAAGTCGACCGCATGATGATTCACGACAATAACGCCGCCCTGGTGATCGGACATTTTAACAAAATCCGCGACGCCGTTGTTCAGCGGCCGGAACGCGTCGTTTTTTTCATCGATCATCACAGTCCCTCCACGTCCATCAAGGCGACGAAACACCACAGCCTCATGAGACGTTTCGCGAAAGAACATGGCATAAACCGCTTTTACGACTGCGGACAGGGCATCAGTCATGTCGTGATGCTGGAAGAAGAACTGGCGCGTCCAGGGCAAATCGTGGTGGGCACCGATTCTCATACCACAGGAGAAGGAGCGGAAGGAGCCTTCGCTGCGGGCATAGGAGCTACGGAAATGGCCGCGGTTCTGGTCACGGGGAAGTTGTGGTTTCGAGTGCCGGAAACCGTGGCGGTGATCCTGGACGGAAAGCTGCCGCCTCACGTCGAAGTGCGGGACCTCATGATGCAGGTCCTTGGAAGGCTCGGCCCGGATGGCGCCAATTACTGCGCGGTGGAATTTCAGGGGCAGGGCGCGGAAGCGATGTCCCGGGAAGAACGTCTTATGTGCTGCGTTCTCTCCATGGAGATGGGGGCGAAAAACGCTCTCTTCGTCCGGCGGGATCAAATCGACGAAGGCGCGGCGTACATAAGAACGGAGCGTTTCGACCTGAGTGCGGTGACGCCTGTCGTATCTGTCCCCGACCTGCCCACAAACGTGCGGCCTCTGAGCGAAACGGCGCCGCAAAAGATTCGCATCGATCAGGCTTTTATAGGTTCCTGCGCCGGCGGATTGCTTCGGGATTTAGAAATGGCCTCGGAAGTCCTGAAAAATAAAAAGATTGCCCCGGGGGTTCGCCTGCTGGTTATCCCGGCAAGCAGGAAAATCTACGGAATGGCGTTATCGCTGGGGTATCTGGAAACGCTGCACGAAGCCGGAGCGATCATCGGTTCTCCCGCCTGCGGCGCCTGCGGAGGCCACGACGCGGGAATTCTCGCGGAAGGAGAAGTGTGCATAGCCAACTCTCCAAGAAATATGGCAGGTCGAATGGGCGCCGGAGGGAGCGTTTATCTGGCCGGCACAGCCGTCGTAGCCGCTTCGGCCGCGGCGGGATATATCACGAATGCGGAAAGGGGGGAGATAAAATGA
- a CDS encoding NAD(P)/FAD-dependent oxidoreductase, with the protein MENFPKLLTPARIGPVEIRNRIFTSSMCLYFSGKDGEVTDRMIAFFDSRAKAGMGAFIIPANPHGANKRARGSLADDSRIAQWKPLLDALHGRGAKAFCQIHPSGIQFGRKDFTESPFDLSTEEIKQLIESYAEGARRAQKAGFDGVEIHGAHGHEVALLLSELLNTRTDQYGGSLENCARTVTEMISRMKELCGKDFPVILRISGEERIPGGRELPASLKICQLVQDAGADAIHVSSGMPESEEWECPPSEVQQGHLAWMGRCLKEGLKIPVIVVGRIVDWEVGESMIEKGEADFIAVARTTLAEPRWVESVGKKDYPVRKCIGCNQGCRTRREQNKSMAACLQNPSLGREELLDIRPDAQKRNVAVIGGGVAGLEAANILSQRGHDVTIFEKEPRLGGTFYWAAKAPGKQSYMNVIEYYEKILPLQGVKFELNTTVDDVPPGQWDLIVLAVGGTAIRPPIRVTDARVCSALEFIDDASHDRWDGDSYVVIGDGIVGYEVADTILENGKKAILVGNDPREPVATLGVARWHFMKNRFDKTGIEVVRHSTVQSVDGEGLTIRGEDGTERRIDGRFRYILACGYKPASPEFIQKFQKKGIQTLLVGNAETSGDAMDAIHDAFNKTVNLTFE; encoded by the coding sequence ATGGAAAATTTTCCTAAATTACTGACTCCCGCCAGGATTGGACCGGTGGAGATCAGGAACCGGATTTTCACCTCCTCCATGTGCCTGTACTTCTCCGGCAAAGACGGTGAGGTAACGGACCGTATGATCGCTTTTTTCGACAGCCGGGCCAAAGCCGGCATGGGGGCTTTCATCATTCCGGCCAATCCTCACGGAGCGAATAAAAGGGCGCGGGGTTCTCTGGCGGACGACTCCCGCATCGCTCAATGGAAACCGCTGCTGGACGCCCTCCATGGAAGAGGCGCGAAGGCGTTCTGCCAAATTCACCCCTCGGGCATTCAGTTCGGTCGGAAGGACTTCACGGAATCTCCTTTTGACCTGAGCACAGAGGAAATTAAACAACTCATTGAATCCTATGCAGAGGGAGCCCGACGCGCTCAAAAGGCGGGCTTCGACGGAGTGGAAATTCACGGCGCTCACGGCCATGAAGTGGCGCTGCTTCTCTCGGAGCTTTTGAATACGCGGACGGACCAATACGGGGGCAGCCTTGAGAACTGCGCCAGAACGGTCACGGAAATGATTTCCCGCATGAAAGAGCTTTGCGGTAAGGATTTTCCGGTCATTCTGCGCATCAGCGGCGAAGAGCGCATTCCAGGCGGTCGCGAGCTGCCCGCGTCTTTGAAAATTTGTCAGCTCGTTCAGGACGCCGGAGCCGACGCCATCCACGTTTCCTCCGGAATGCCGGAAAGCGAAGAGTGGGAATGCCCCCCTTCGGAGGTTCAGCAGGGACATCTGGCCTGGATGGGGAGATGCCTGAAAGAAGGGCTGAAGATCCCCGTGATCGTCGTGGGTCGCATCGTCGACTGGGAAGTGGGCGAAAGCATGATCGAAAAGGGAGAGGCCGACTTCATCGCCGTGGCGCGCACGACGCTGGCGGAACCCCGTTGGGTGGAGTCTGTGGGGAAAAAGGACTACCCTGTTCGTAAGTGCATCGGCTGCAATCAGGGTTGCCGCACCCGCAGAGAGCAGAACAAGTCCATGGCGGCCTGTCTGCAAAATCCATCGCTCGGCCGCGAAGAGCTTCTCGATATTCGGCCGGACGCGCAAAAACGGAACGTCGCCGTCATCGGCGGCGGCGTCGCCGGACTGGAGGCCGCGAACATCCTTTCTCAGCGGGGACACGATGTGACAATTTTCGAAAAGGAACCGAGACTGGGCGGAACCTTCTATTGGGCGGCCAAAGCGCCGGGCAAGCAATCCTACATGAACGTTATCGAATATTATGAAAAAATACTTCCTCTCCAGGGGGTAAAATTCGAGCTCAATACGACCGTAGACGACGTGCCGCCGGGGCAGTGGGATCTCATCGTGCTGGCCGTGGGAGGAACGGCGATTCGTCCCCCCATTCGCGTTACAGACGCCAGAGTCTGCAGCGCTTTGGAGTTTATCGACGACGCCTCTCACGACCGGTGGGACGGAGACAGTTATGTGGTTATCGGAGACGGCATCGTGGGGTACGAAGTTGCGGACACGATTCTGGAGAATGGGAAAAAAGCGATACTTGTCGGCAACGATCCGCGGGAGCCTGTCGCCACTTTGGGCGTAGCGCGGTGGCATTTCATGAAGAACCGTTTCGACAAAACCGGCATCGAGGTTGTACGCCACAGTACGGTTCAGAGCGTCGACGGCGAGGGATTGACCATCAGGGGCGAAGATGGAACGGAACGGCGCATCGACGGCAGGTTCCGGTACATTCTGGCCTGCGGCTACAAGCCGGCCAGTCCGGAGTTTATTCAAAAGTTTCAAAAAAAAGGCATACAAACGCTGCTGGTGGGCAACGCCGAAACATCGGGTGACGCCATGGACGCGATTCACGACGCCTTCAATAAAACGGTCAATTTGACGTTCGAATGA
- a CDS encoding 4Fe-4S binding protein, with amino-acid sequence MKIDADKCVGCKACVPYCPVSSIVAEGKKAKIDQDECVECGVCLRADVCPMKAIYMPKESFDYPRAIRMQFSDPGVEHPKLKAWGRGTEEAKTNDVTGKFGKGEYGLLLEFGRPGTGTRISEIEKVTKLVRSLNISILEDNPLFGLLKEDMSGEFKPEFLNEKILSGILEIRIDRAEELESILNAILPRLKELDTVVSVGLVTRFAEDSTLPVIDKLKAMGLFVRPNAKINVGLGRPLVDR; translated from the coding sequence GTGAAGATCGATGCTGATAAATGCGTTGGCTGCAAAGCCTGCGTTCCGTATTGTCCCGTGAGCAGCATTGTGGCCGAGGGGAAAAAGGCGAAGATTGATCAGGACGAATGCGTCGAATGCGGGGTGTGTCTGCGCGCCGATGTATGCCCGATGAAAGCGATTTACATGCCCAAAGAATCTTTCGACTACCCTCGGGCGATCCGTATGCAGTTCAGCGACCCCGGCGTGGAACATCCGAAGCTCAAGGCATGGGGACGTGGCACGGAAGAGGCCAAAACAAACGACGTGACGGGCAAATTCGGCAAAGGCGAATACGGTTTGCTTCTGGAGTTCGGCCGTCCGGGAACGGGAACGCGCATCTCCGAGATCGAGAAGGTCACCAAACTCGTGCGTTCGCTGAACATCTCCATTCTGGAGGACAATCCCCTGTTCGGCCTGCTGAAAGAGGACATGTCCGGAGAGTTCAAACCGGAGTTTCTCAACGAAAAAATTCTTTCCGGAATACTGGAAATCCGCATAGACAGGGCCGAGGAACTGGAAAGTATTTTAAACGCGATCCTTCCTCGTCTTAAAGAGCTCGACACCGTTGTTTCTGTGGGACTGGTGACGCGTTTCGCCGAGGATTCGACGCTGCCCGTCATCGATAAATTGAAAGCCATGGGACTTTTTGTGCGTCCCAACGCGAAGATCAACGTGGGACTTGGACGTCCTCTGGTGGACAGATAA
- a CDS encoding GntR family transcriptional regulator, with translation MPLSESTPGLLHKSLVQTIVENIEDRIINDELKPGERLTEQAMCDMLEVSRSPLREAFRILENQGFLTNKARKGVFVSKLTRKEAIDIYTIRANLESLATFLAVRVRGKDLARDLRSIHEKMKKAVTDGNVRDYWTYNVQFHETLISSCGNELLIEMLERFNKQTMRYRARILANTGKSQESVRKHEELIRSIEDGDAVSAERIRKEAILNNIALVEKTFENEEEAD, from the coding sequence ATGCCGTTATCCGAATCAACGCCGGGGCTTTTGCATAAAAGTCTTGTGCAGACCATCGTGGAAAACATCGAAGATCGTATCATCAATGATGAACTGAAACCGGGGGAGCGTCTCACGGAACAGGCCATGTGCGACATGCTTGAGGTCAGCCGTTCGCCCCTGAGAGAGGCTTTTCGCATTCTTGAAAATCAGGGTTTTTTGACGAATAAAGCGCGCAAGGGCGTTTTTGTATCGAAACTCACCCGCAAAGAGGCGATCGACATTTATACGATCCGGGCAAACCTTGAAAGCCTCGCCACTTTTTTGGCCGTCAGGGTCAGAGGTAAAGACCTGGCCCGGGATCTCCGGAGCATCCATGAAAAAATGAAAAAAGCCGTGACAGACGGCAATGTCAGGGACTACTGGACTTACAACGTTCAATTCCACGAGACCCTGATTTCTTCCTGCGGAAACGAATTGCTCATCGAAATGCTGGAACGCTTCAATAAACAAACCATGAGGTACAGAGCAAGAATTTTGGCCAATACCGGAAAATCTCAGGAATCCGTCAGGAAACACGAAGAGCTGATCCGCTCCATTGAGGACGGCGACGCGGTCAGCGCAGAAAGAATACGCAAAGAAGCGATTCTGAACAATATCGCTTTGGTTGAAAAAACTTTTGAAAATGAAGAGGAGGCGGATTGA
- a CDS encoding ankyrin repeat domain-containing protein, with the protein MKCKVENLKREDSKTVSAEMFDCRAVSLTKFWKWTKKCVAAVLLVLATFCLTKAVQAAVKEVSAVDLESICTSGTPQDLERILQESSADVVFPSGNRPIHIVAEHASDPEMVDILVKKGASLTAEGLEKLTPLMLAAAYNPHPRITEAILKAGSPVNSSDSQGRTPLSLAAASNSSPEVTAVLLRNGALPNVRDRSGRTPLWLAAARSAGQIVQLLLDSGAKVDEANTDGFTPLLVASEKPKAEVIRLLIEAGADVNIRGKNRYTPLMTAISVGAGAETANLFLEGRADVKAEDDQNRSAILLAAAREGTSPDVLKVLIEAGASPNALDSSLTTPLTEACRQKNVAAVRYLLSAGAKANMRDRNSWTPLMHAVAKGAPREIFELLIGSGADINETTRRGLTPLMIAIDSKAEPETLKNILDLGGNPNQQSLDTVTALMGAVGAEDAPSIKVLLERGADPNLGTWDGLTPLMLAAQRAENSDIFRILVDSGASVDQKNVEGLNPLMIAASVGNMEALQSLTALSADLEAKDLDGATPLVQSILSREEDLETIDFLIEAGANVNTVDYTHATPLMQAALRGKEETAGRLLDAGADFKARDMVGWTPLHFAARTEDGSGIIQLLLEKGCPVDIPDSGGTTPLMVAASYNNTEAVRTLLAAGASFVIADNTGRSAYEYALLKNSTESKNLIEEAKSKNSKK; encoded by the coding sequence TTGAAGTGTAAAGTTGAAAATCTGAAGCGGGAAGATTCAAAAACGGTATCGGCAGAAATGTTTGACTGCCGGGCCGTTTCGCTTACAAAATTCTGGAAATGGACGAAAAAATGCGTCGCTGCGGTTCTGCTGGTTCTGGCGACGTTTTGTCTCACGAAGGCTGTGCAGGCCGCGGTCAAAGAGGTCAGCGCCGTCGATCTGGAAAGTATTTGCACCTCCGGGACGCCTCAGGATCTGGAGCGCATTCTTCAGGAGTCATCGGCGGACGTGGTTTTCCCCAGCGGCAACCGGCCAATCCACATCGTGGCCGAACACGCTTCTGATCCGGAAATGGTGGATATTCTCGTGAAGAAGGGCGCTTCTCTGACCGCGGAGGGACTCGAAAAGCTGACGCCTCTGATGCTGGCGGCCGCCTATAATCCTCATCCCCGAATCACCGAAGCGATTTTGAAAGCCGGAAGTCCGGTGAATTCCTCCGACAGCCAGGGACGCACTCCCCTCAGCCTGGCCGCCGCTTCCAACTCATCCCCGGAGGTAACCGCCGTTCTTCTGAGAAACGGCGCTCTTCCCAACGTTCGAGACAGGAGCGGACGGACGCCTCTGTGGCTTGCCGCAGCCCGTTCCGCCGGGCAGATCGTCCAGCTGCTGCTGGACTCCGGGGCGAAAGTGGACGAGGCGAATACCGATGGCTTCACGCCTCTGCTCGTGGCGTCGGAAAAACCGAAAGCCGAAGTAATTCGCCTTCTGATTGAAGCCGGAGCGGACGTCAACATCCGGGGGAAGAACCGTTATACGCCTCTGATGACTGCGATTTCCGTGGGAGCCGGCGCGGAGACGGCGAACCTCTTTCTGGAGGGCAGAGCCGACGTCAAAGCCGAGGACGACCAGAACAGAAGCGCCATTCTCCTGGCAGCCGCCAGGGAGGGAACGTCTCCGGACGTTCTGAAAGTCCTGATTGAAGCGGGAGCCAGTCCCAACGCGCTGGACTCGTCCCTGACCACTCCCCTGACGGAGGCCTGCCGGCAGAAGAACGTGGCGGCGGTTCGGTATCTTTTGAGCGCGGGAGCCAAAGCGAACATGAGAGACCGCAACTCCTGGACGCCGCTGATGCACGCCGTCGCAAAAGGAGCCCCCAGGGAAATTTTTGAATTGCTGATCGGATCGGGAGCCGATATCAACGAGACCACCCGCCGGGGGCTCACCCCTCTGATGATCGCCATCGATTCCAAAGCCGAACCGGAGACCCTCAAAAATATCCTCGACCTCGGAGGCAACCCCAATCAGCAGTCGCTGGACACCGTAACCGCCCTCATGGGCGCGGTGGGTGCGGAAGACGCCCCTTCCATCAAAGTCCTGCTGGAAAGAGGGGCCGATCCCAACCTTGGCACATGGGATGGTCTGACGCCCCTTATGCTGGCTGCCCAGAGAGCGGAAAATTCCGATATTTTCAGGATTCTGGTCGACTCCGGCGCTTCTGTCGATCAAAAGAACGTGGAAGGGCTGAACCCCCTCATGATCGCCGCTTCCGTGGGCAACATGGAGGCACTGCAAAGCCTGACGGCTCTCAGCGCCGATCTGGAGGCGAAGGATCTGGATGGGGCCACACCTCTCGTCCAGTCCATTCTGTCCCGGGAAGAGGACCTGGAAACTATCGACTTTCTCATCGAGGCCGGAGCGAACGTCAACACGGTCGATTACACCCACGCCACTCCGCTGATGCAGGCCGCGCTTCGGGGAAAAGAAGAAACGGCGGGACGTCTTCTCGACGCCGGAGCGGACTTCAAAGCCAGGGACATGGTGGGATGGACTCCCCTGCACTTTGCCGCGCGAACCGAGGATGGTTCAGGAATCATTCAGCTGCTTCTGGAAAAGGGCTGCCCTGTGGACATTCCCGACAGCGGAGGGACGACGCCCCTGATGGTGGCCGCTTCCTACAATAACACGGAAGCCGTGCGCACGCTTCTGGCTGCGGGGGCGAGCTTCGTCATCGCGGATAACACCGGCAGAAGCGCCTACGAATATGCCCTGCTCAAAAACTCCACGGAGAGCAAAAATCTCATCGAAGAAGCAAAATCGAAAAACAGTAAAAAATAA
- a CDS encoding flavin reductase family protein, which produces MKKNLGPKLGLYPTPIVVVGTYDKNGRPNLATLAWTGICCSEPPMIQISLRKSRYTHAAIVEQKVFSVNIPSAKYLVETDYCGIASGKDVDKFSDTRLTPVRGEVLNVPLVQEFPVSMECRLAHTLELGSHDLFLGEIAATWMESAVLQETGKPDVKKMDPLAFILSGEYYGLAEALGPSFSSGKKLNRG; this is translated from the coding sequence ATGAAAAAAAACCTGGGCCCCAAACTGGGTCTTTACCCAACTCCCATCGTGGTCGTCGGCACTTATGACAAAAACGGCAGGCCCAATCTGGCCACTCTGGCCTGGACGGGAATCTGCTGCTCCGAACCGCCGATGATCCAGATTTCCCTCCGCAAAAGCCGTTATACCCACGCCGCCATTGTGGAACAGAAGGTGTTCAGCGTGAACATCCCCTCGGCAAAATACCTCGTCGAGACGGATTACTGCGGCATTGCGTCGGGAAAAGACGTGGACAAATTCAGCGACACTCGCCTGACGCCCGTTCGAGGAGAGGTTCTGAACGTTCCCCTCGTGCAGGAATTCCCCGTATCCATGGAGTGTCGCCTGGCCCACACTCTGGAACTGGGAAGCCACGACCTGTTTCTGGGGGAAATTGCGGCCACATGGATGGAAAGCGCCGTTCTCCAGGAAACGGGAAAACCGGACGTGAAAAAAATGGACCCTCTCGCGTTCATTCTGAGCGGGGAATACTACGGCCTCGCCGAAGCTCTGGGGCCCAGCTTCAGCAGCGGGAAAAAACTGAATCGTGGATAA
- a CDS encoding amidohydrolase: protein MDWEKLERELISIRRDLHKYPESAWTEFRTSSLVADRLTKMGWNIKTGRDTIDPDAVMGRPSEEEIDAQIQRAIAQGGSEARINEMKRYPGVVATLQTGRPGPVISVRFDMDCVDVNESTEADHRPAREGFASVNALLTHACGHDTHTAMGLGVAQILMERKDSLKGEIRLIFQPGEEGCRGAYAMMRKGVVDGSDYFLAMHIGGGVPSGVFGLNSLGYLCTTKFDVEITGKPAHAAGAPHKGHNALLAAASAALALHGIAPHSDGSMRVNVGVLNAGTGRNVIAGSAFMKAETRGETQEISDYVYKRAQEILKGAAAMYETEVRVIKTGEGTNASGDAPLVAKVREAIQELGCFKEIRETVQGGGSEDATWMMRRVQEQGGQATYLALGSDIAAPHHNGGFDVDESSMLKGVKALVAIVEKLAG from the coding sequence ATGGACTGGGAGAAGCTGGAACGAGAACTGATTTCGATACGCAGGGATCTTCATAAATACCCGGAAAGCGCCTGGACGGAGTTCCGCACTTCTTCTCTCGTTGCGGACCGCCTGACGAAAATGGGCTGGAACATCAAAACCGGACGGGACACGATCGACCCCGACGCGGTAATGGGACGCCCCTCCGAGGAGGAAATCGACGCTCAGATTCAACGGGCAATAGCTCAGGGCGGCAGCGAGGCGCGGATCAATGAAATGAAACGCTACCCGGGCGTCGTCGCGACGCTTCAAACAGGACGGCCCGGCCCTGTGATCTCCGTTCGTTTCGACATGGACTGCGTCGACGTGAACGAATCCACGGAGGCCGACCATCGTCCAGCCCGGGAGGGCTTCGCCAGCGTCAACGCTCTGCTGACCCACGCCTGCGGTCACGACACCCACACCGCCATGGGCCTTGGCGTCGCTCAAATCCTGATGGAAAGAAAAGATTCCCTCAAAGGGGAAATCCGCCTGATTTTCCAGCCCGGCGAAGAGGGGTGCCGAGGGGCCTACGCCATGATGCGCAAAGGCGTCGTCGACGGGTCGGATTACTTTTTGGCCATGCACATCGGCGGTGGGGTTCCCTCCGGTGTTTTCGGGCTGAACTCCCTGGGGTATCTCTGCACCACGAAATTCGACGTGGAAATCACCGGAAAACCCGCCCACGCCGCGGGAGCTCCGCACAAAGGGCACAACGCGCTTCTGGCCGCCGCCTCCGCAGCCCTGGCCCTCCACGGAATCGCTCCCCACAGCGACGGATCGATGCGGGTCAACGTGGGAGTCCTGAACGCCGGAACGGGGCGCAACGTCATCGCGGGGTCGGCCTTTATGAAGGCTGAAACCCGGGGAGAGACGCAGGAAATTTCCGACTACGTCTACAAACGCGCTCAGGAGATTCTGAAGGGCGCGGCCGCCATGTACGAAACGGAGGTTCGGGTGATAAAAACCGGCGAAGGGACAAACGCGTCGGGAGACGCTCCGCTGGTGGCGAAAGTCAGGGAGGCGATACAGGAACTGGGCTGCTTCAAAGAAATCCGGGAAACCGTTCAGGGAGGAGGCAGCGAGGACGCGACCTGGATGATGCGCCGCGTTCAGGAGCAGGGAGGACAGGCGACCTATCTGGCGCTGGGCTCCGACATTGCCGCGCCGCACCACAACGGAGGCTTCGACGTAGACGAAAGCAGCATGCTCAAAGGCGTCAAAGCCCTGGTGGCCATTGTGGAAAAACTCGCGGGCTGA
- a CDS encoding 50S ribosomal protein L11 methyltransferase, with protein MDHASEDSFWWSIDLEAAIPGVAGEMLMSLADCSGSIGAEFVTEGESPTLRAFYRSSEPLEYWFSVLNEIIKNPEGSFSGARICSYARVENRPWGTLHLEAFPPLPVGANLVVMAPWHRGKEPGGRLPLYIYPGSAFGTGYHESTQIALTFVERFVKKDASVIDIGAGSGVLFIAALKLGARSALARDLDPAVIAEIMRNMELNDLSPKLCNLAVGDLLKGIEEKADLLMANILLEPNLRLLSDVGRVLRPGGTAVFSGMTVKERPRFLSALSGSGLSLVAELTKNEWWGCAAGSK; from the coding sequence TTGGATCACGCATCGGAGGACAGTTTCTGGTGGAGTATAGACCTTGAGGCCGCGATACCGGGAGTTGCCGGGGAAATGCTCATGTCCCTGGCGGATTGTTCCGGCTCTATTGGCGCGGAATTTGTAACAGAGGGAGAAAGTCCGACTCTCAGAGCCTTTTATAGAAGTTCGGAACCTCTCGAATACTGGTTTTCGGTCTTGAACGAAATCATAAAAAATCCGGAGGGCAGTTTTTCCGGAGCGCGGATTTGTTCCTACGCAAGGGTGGAGAATCGTCCCTGGGGGACGCTGCACCTGGAGGCCTTCCCCCCGCTTCCGGTGGGAGCGAACCTCGTCGTTATGGCCCCCTGGCACAGGGGGAAGGAACCGGGAGGGAGACTTCCTCTCTATATTTATCCAGGCTCGGCGTTTGGAACGGGATACCATGAGAGCACCCAGATCGCCCTGACGTTTGTCGAGCGTTTCGTCAAAAAGGATGCCAGCGTCATCGATATTGGCGCGGGGTCCGGGGTACTTTTTATCGCGGCGCTGAAACTCGGCGCCCGGTCTGCTCTGGCTCGGGACCTGGACCCGGCGGTCATCGCCGAGATCATGCGCAATATGGAACTGAACGACCTGTCCCCGAAGCTCTGCAACCTGGCGGTGGGGGACCTTCTGAAGGGCATCGAGGAAAAGGCGGATCTTTTGATGGCCAATATCCTTCTGGAGCCGAACCTTCGTCTTCTTTCCGACGTGGGCCGTGTGCTCCGGCCAGGAGGCACGGCGGTCTTTTCGGGGATGACGGTGAAGGAACGTCCCAGGTTTCTCTCCGCCCTTTCCGGCAGCGGGCTGTCTCTGGTGGCGGAACTGACGAAAAACGAATGGTGGGGCTGTGCTGCAGGATCGAAATAA